CCACTACGGGAATGAGAAGGTTGTCATCGATGAGTCCCTTTGCAGTTGTGTTTGCGAAAAACTCAGTGGTACAAGCGGCTACAACGGAAAAGAAAACAAGGAAAATCGGTGTCCACAGAAACTCTCCTTGGGGGTCAAAGATGGCAAGAAAACTTCCTGGATGCGACTTTGTGATTAGAAAAAGTGCTAGGACAGAAAAAAGAAAAGCGGGAACTAAAAACCCAACGATCCCTTCCAGGGACTTTCCATTATAAAATCTATGTTTTCCATATTTACTGCCAATGAATGCGGCAAACGGATCCCCGATTACTAAAAACAAAATGGCAAGGATCGCAATTTCTGCAGGAAAAAACAAAACAACAAGTAGGTTGGCAAAAAAATAAGGAACAGTTCCATTGAACCTCTGTCTTTCCGACTCTTTCATTAGGAACCCAAAGTATTTATAAAAGAAGTTTTCAAAACCAGAATGGTTTAGGCGAACTAGTTCTAATACAATGAGAGCCAAGAGAAGTGCTGCCAGTAATGTAACGAGAATGGCCCGTGTTGCAAACACAAGACTGAAAGCATCACGGAAGGGATCAAAAAAAAGAGTCACGGGAATGATGAGCCCGAGCACATGCCAAATTTTACGGAAAAAATTA
The sequence above is drawn from the Leptospira sp. WS4.C2 genome and encodes:
- a CDS encoding diacylglycerol/polyprenol kinase family protein — protein: MNSGFNFFRKIWHVLGLIIPVTLFFDPFRDAFSLVFATRAILVTLLAALLLALIVLELVRLNHSGFENFFYKYFGFLMKESERQRFNGTVPYFFANLLVVLFFPAEIAILAILFLVIGDPFAAFIGSKYGKHRFYNGKSLEGIVGFLVPAFLFSVLALFLITKSHPGSFLAIFDPQGEFLWTPIFLVFFSVVAACTTEFFANTTAKGLIDDNLLIPVVGAVVLSVLSLLYLDYTPMDFFFDPQALYIQK